The Coleofasciculus sp. FACHB-1120 DNA window CTTGCAAGAGTTGGGCGTCCGAGTCGGGGCACTTTTAAAGCGCCATCGACCCCTGAAAGTTGCCGAACAGCAACGCCTCATCTTTGACAAACTGGTGATCGATCCAGTGCGTCGAGAGGTAAATCTGAGCGACCAACCAGTACCCCTGACCGCCTTAGAATTTAATTTGTTGCATTTTTTGGCAAGTCATCCTGGTCGGGTTTGGCGTCGAGCAGAGCTAATTAAGGAAGTTTGGGCTTCTGACTACATTGGAGATCCACGGGTCGTTGACGTTCATATCGGGCAGATTCGCAAGAAGATTGAAATCGATTCTACTCAGCCTGAGTTAATTCAAACGGTTCGGGGCGTCGGTTACAAGTTTGAAGTTCCGGGTAAACCCGAACTCAATGGCAAAGCGGAACGCTGAAACGGGATAGTTCAAGAACATCAAAGCCTGAAATCATAGTTTTTGCTAGAGAAAAAACGCTTGAGTTCTTTTTTGATGCCACACAAGTATCCGCAGAATACCAATCGGTTCGCTGTGCTACCCCCTCTCATCCTACTAAGCCTGGTTATGAGTCTTCTGCTGGGGGCTTGCACTGCCCCGGCTCTTTCCCCAAAGGCATCTGAATCGACATCTACCACTCTAACGGTTGCTGCTGCTGCTTCGTTGAGCGAAGCTTTTACAGAGATTGCCACATCCTTTCAAGCTCAGCTTCCGACTACAGTTAACTTTAATTTTGCCGCTTCTGGTTTCTTGCAAAAGCAAATTGAACGGGGTGCCCCCATTGATGTATTCGCGAGTGCAGCAGCTCGACCGATGGATGCTTTAGAAACGCAGAATTTATTGCTTCCCCAAACTCGCAAGACGTTTGGCCGTAATCAATTAGTCCTGGTGGCAATGACTGCTCAAACCCCTTGGCTGAAGAAACTATCTGACTTAAGCAATAGTCGTTTGAAACGCTTAGCAATCGGGAATCCAGCGACAGTGCCAGCGGGAGAGTACGCAAAAATGGCTCTGGAAAAAGAAAATCTTTATACCAAACTGGAAAAAGAAAAAAAGTTAGTTTTTGGTGACAATGTGCGTCAAGTTTTGACTTATGTGGAGCAGGGGAATGTTGACGCCGCCCTTGTTTACGCGACGGATGCGGCGATATCGAAAACAGTGAAGGTGATAAGCAGAATTTCCCTTGAATCAACTCAACCTATCAGCTATTGGATAGCAGTTGTTAAGCAAAGTCAAAATTCCCAGCAGGCAAAAGAATTCATCAACTTTGTTACCAGTTACAAAGGGCAGCAGATATTGCAGAAGTACGGCTTTCTGCCAATTAGCTTTCTGCCAATTAGCGCCTACTCCCTTTCCTGTAGTCCCTCTAGAAATTCTCTATTGGATGCAGTACGGTTTAACCCCGTCTCTGCCCCGCCCCGTGAACCTACTAGCGCGGCAAGCTTAAAATGTTGGGGAGGAAGCAGAGAGCTATTCCCCCTATGACTCATCGTGATAAGTACATTGTCAATCTGAGTGAAAGCGAACGTGAGCGGCTTAAGGATATTAGTAGAAACGGTCAAGCACCTGCCAAAAAAATCCTCTACGCCAGAATCTATTGCTGGCAGACCAGACTCATA harbors:
- a CDS encoding winged helix-turn-helix domain-containing protein, whose amino-acid sequence is MVMASATHKILVVDDDPAIRNLIYRFLSQNYQMESAEDGKTARAVFDQFNPNLVILDVNLPDANGYQLCKELQSRTDVLVLLLTSRADENDKIHGFSQGADDYITKPFSLQELGVRVGALLKRHRPLKVAEQQRLIFDKLVIDPVRREVNLSDQPVPLTALEFNLLHFLASHPGRVWRRAELIKEVWASDYIGDPRVVDVHIGQIRKKIEIDSTQPELIQTVRGVGYKFEVPGKPELNGKAER
- the modA gene encoding molybdate ABC transporter substrate-binding protein, whose product is MSLLLGACTAPALSPKASESTSTTLTVAAAASLSEAFTEIATSFQAQLPTTVNFNFAASGFLQKQIERGAPIDVFASAAARPMDALETQNLLLPQTRKTFGRNQLVLVAMTAQTPWLKKLSDLSNSRLKRLAIGNPATVPAGEYAKMALEKENLYTKLEKEKKLVFGDNVRQVLTYVEQGNVDAALVYATDAAISKTVKVISRISLESTQPISYWIAVVKQSQNSQQAKEFINFVTSYKGQQILQKYGFLPISFLPISAYSLSCSPSRNSLLDAVRFNPVSAPPREPTSAASLKCWGGSRELFPL